The Candidatus Zixiibacteriota bacterium genome contains a region encoding:
- the ychF gene encoding redox-regulated ATPase YchF, producing the protein MIVGLIGLGLSGKTTIFNAVTRGNAEVSSFQSQKGAFNRGRVLVPDSRVDWLATLENSKKKTFAEVEYIDVAGFSGEKEASVENEIPQVLRECDALAHVVRGFANDEVLHPKGSVNIKRDIETLEEELVFADLLLIEKRIDKVEKQAKLVKDDKVRHEYEVLKKVKEALESNQALRATDLTAEELKAIRGFQFLSLKPLLVVINIGEEDLPRLPALNAEFAALSQRPNTDSAVVCGKIEMELAQLSDDDRKSFMADLGVRESALDLLIKRSYDLLGLISFLTAGEKESRAWTVRKGSTAPTAAGVIHADLERGFIRAEVVHYDDLKRHGSQAEAKKHGLVRLEGKNYIVQDGDVILFRFNV; encoded by the coding sequence ATGATCGTCGGACTAATCGGACTCGGGCTCTCGGGCAAGACCACCATCTTCAATGCCGTGACGCGGGGCAATGCTGAGGTTTCCAGCTTCCAGTCGCAGAAAGGCGCGTTTAACCGCGGTCGAGTGTTAGTGCCGGATTCGCGTGTGGATTGGCTGGCGACACTTGAGAACTCGAAAAAGAAGACCTTCGCCGAAGTCGAGTATATCGATGTCGCGGGATTCTCGGGTGAGAAGGAAGCCAGCGTCGAAAATGAAATTCCGCAGGTCCTGCGTGAATGTGATGCGCTGGCGCATGTTGTGCGCGGCTTTGCCAACGATGAGGTACTGCATCCCAAGGGCTCGGTCAATATCAAACGCGATATCGAGACCCTGGAGGAGGAGCTTGTCTTTGCCGATTTGCTGTTGATCGAGAAACGAATCGACAAGGTCGAAAAGCAGGCAAAACTGGTTAAAGACGATAAGGTGCGGCATGAGTACGAAGTGCTCAAGAAGGTCAAAGAGGCACTCGAAAGTAATCAGGCGTTACGTGCGACCGATCTGACGGCTGAGGAACTCAAGGCGATTCGCGGTTTTCAATTTCTATCACTGAAGCCGTTGCTGGTGGTCATCAACATCGGAGAGGAAGATCTGCCTCGTCTCCCGGCGCTCAACGCCGAATTCGCCGCTTTGTCGCAGCGTCCGAACACCGATTCTGCGGTGGTTTGCGGCAAGATCGAGATGGAATTGGCGCAACTCAGCGACGACGACCGCAAATCGTTCATGGCGGATTTAGGCGTCCGGGAGTCGGCTCTCGACCTGTTGATTAAGAGGTCTTACGACCTGCTCGGCCTGATTTCGTTTTTGACGGCGGGCGAGAAGGAATCGCGCGCGTGGACGGTGCGCAAGGGATCGACGGCGCCGACAGCGGCCGGCGTAATTCACGCCGATCTCGAACGCGGGTTCATCCGTGCCGAGGTCGTACACTACGACGACCTGAAACGCCATGGTTCGCAGGCGGAGGCCAAGAAACACGGCCTAGTGCGGCTCGAAGGCAAGAACTATATCGTACAAGACGGCGACGTCATTCTGTTTCGATTCAATGTCTAA
- a CDS encoding tetratricopeptide repeat protein, with amino-acid sequence MSKTPRFPALPINLLSVLAIFLLAAPWQYPNSWWGLNLLQFHDWSVRTIVLIASVLCAASVILGGENLRLGELPRKLLIYLGVPALLTILFIALRVRAHFLGDGLLRAREIEVGVSWLPTEPLAQLVNFVMYQLTNVPLGFIGTDAVRIVSFIGGIAYYFALLWFVRTAFVEPALRLLMFIVLFFSGTTLLFCGYVETYILIPALMALFFTAGIKALRGEIPPLAACGFYLLLVLFHFKALIFAPCLLVGAYFAHRDGRKGVTLLYSAAVVLSVVLAAVVPRLSTLPTLGVSQLIMGLSPSESSYTLLSSQHLIDVINELFLTAGVGLILIVASLTVKPRTSWREQRPLLLVAAALPGAIAMLLLLHSRLGYAVDWDLFSAAGLTVTFFGAMLFSEYKEFRVCQVAPIALAAVAFALFFSFAAVNASFEKATQRQIQILSLYDLEGAVGFEMMGNHLRNEGNMVLAERMWKRSLALRPHTRIYANLAQLSLNEGRLTDAKYYCDKGLELDSTAAALWTHLGQVYTRLGDYDRAIDAQQKAIRYEPRDPVYYHNYAITLGLMQRWAEAEQYEREALTRMPNDLKALLGLCVALINQTKLDEAEMICNQMMAINPITPDPYMYLAQIFDRRGQIDRARAVLTGYLQNYPDSPATVRISEILAELNRRSGG; translated from the coding sequence ATGTCTAAGACGCCGCGCTTCCCCGCTCTTCCGATTAATCTCCTCTCGGTGCTGGCCATTTTTCTTCTGGCTGCTCCCTGGCAATATCCCAATTCATGGTGGGGGCTCAACCTGCTGCAATTTCACGACTGGTCGGTGCGGACAATTGTCTTAATCGCATCAGTGCTTTGTGCCGCGTCGGTGATATTAGGAGGCGAGAATCTGCGCCTCGGCGAGTTGCCGCGCAAGCTGTTGATCTATCTCGGCGTGCCCGCGCTGCTGACCATCCTGTTCATCGCTCTCAGGGTGCGCGCGCATTTTCTCGGCGACGGTCTTCTGCGCGCCCGTGAGATCGAGGTCGGGGTGTCGTGGTTGCCGACTGAGCCGCTGGCGCAACTCGTCAACTTCGTCATGTATCAGTTGACGAATGTTCCGCTCGGTTTCATTGGCACCGATGCCGTCCGAATCGTGTCGTTTATCGGCGGGATTGCCTATTACTTCGCCTTGCTCTGGTTCGTGCGTACGGCCTTCGTCGAGCCGGCGCTGCGCCTGCTGATGTTTATCGTGTTGTTCTTCTCCGGGACGACGCTGCTGTTTTGCGGTTATGTCGAAACCTACATACTGATACCGGCGTTGATGGCCTTATTCTTTACCGCCGGTATCAAGGCTCTGCGCGGCGAAATTCCACCGTTAGCGGCGTGCGGGTTCTATCTCCTGCTGGTGCTTTTCCACTTCAAGGCACTGATTTTCGCGCCGTGTTTACTTGTGGGCGCCTATTTCGCCCATCGCGACGGCCGCAAGGGAGTAACGCTTCTCTACAGCGCTGCCGTCGTGCTCTCGGTGGTCCTGGCGGCGGTCGTGCCGCGGCTCTCGACACTGCCGACCCTGGGAGTCAGTCAATTGATCATGGGGCTGAGCCCCTCCGAGAGCAGTTACACGCTCCTGTCGTCCCAGCATTTGATTGACGTCATCAACGAGTTGTTCCTCACAGCCGGGGTGGGGTTGATTCTGATCGTCGCCTCCCTGACAGTCAAGCCGCGTACCTCCTGGCGCGAGCAACGCCCGCTGTTGTTGGTTGCGGCGGCACTCCCGGGTGCAATCGCGATGCTGCTGCTTCTGCACTCACGATTGGGCTACGCCGTTGACTGGGATCTGTTTTCCGCCGCCGGGTTGACTGTAACGTTCTTTGGCGCAATGCTGTTCAGCGAGTACAAGGAATTCCGCGTGTGCCAGGTAGCGCCCATCGCACTCGCGGCGGTCGCATTTGCACTGTTTTTCTCCTTTGCCGCTGTAAACGCCAGCTTCGAAAAGGCCACGCAGCGACAGATTCAAATCTTGAGCCTGTATGATCTCGAGGGCGCGGTGGGATTCGAGATGATGGGCAATCACTTGCGTAACGAGGGCAACATGGTGCTGGCCGAACGGATGTGGAAGCGTTCGTTGGCGCTGCGACCGCATACGCGCATTTACGCCAACCTGGCGCAACTCAGCCTGAATGAAGGCCGCTTGACCGACGCCAAATATTATTGTGATAAGGGTCTTGAATTAGACAGCACGGCGGCGGCGTTGTGGACGCACCTGGGACAGGTCTACACACGTCTCGGCGACTACGATCGCGCCATCGATGCGCAACAGAAGGCAATTCGTTACGAACCGCGCGATCCCGTATACTATCACAACTACGCCATTACTCTCGGCTTGATGCAGCGCTGGGCCGAGGCCGAGCAGTATGAGCGCGAGGCGTTGACGCGGATGCCAAACGACCTCAAGGCGTTGCTCGGACTTTGCGTTGCATTGATCAACCAAACCAAACTTGACGAAGCCGAGATGATCTGTAACCAGATGATGGCGATCAATCCGATCACGCCGGATCCGTACATGTATCTGGCGCAGATATTCGACCGGCGCGGACAAATCGACCGGGCGCGCGCCGTACTCACCGGTTATCTCCAGAACTATCCAGATAGCCCCGCGACCGTGCGCATCAGCGAGATTCTGGCAGAGCTCAATCGCCGATCCGGTGGCTAA
- the lon gene encoding endopeptidase La, which translates to MTKNDQTPMTEKVMPILPLRGMVVFPYLIMPLMITDQRQAKLVDDALMAGKTIGLYTQRENQGETNDPQDVHSVGTAATVLKMLRFPDGSVRFLVQGLHRIQLKSIRETEPFIMAEIDILNDIESSGVKIEALKRNVLELVKTVVELASNVSEEIYITAINQESPSKLADYLASNINLSIANKQDLLETLDVQQRLEKLIQHLNKEVGVLQLSKKIQNEAAHEMGRMQRDYILREQLKAIRKELGEDDDRSNEIEEFRNRIIENGLPKIAREAAEKELDRLAKMNPSAAEYIVSRTYLDWMTTLPWNRSSDEALDINKAGKILDEDHFGLEKVKERILEFLAVQKLKSELKGPILCFVGPPGVGKTSLGRSIARSMGRKFQRIALGGMHDEAEIRGHRRTYIGSLPGRIIQAIRRCDTNNPVIMLDEVDKIGKDFRGDPSSALLEVLDPEQNNSFSDHYLDVPFDLSKVMFITTANILDTIPSVLLDRMEVIRIPGYTDKEKLAIAKRYLVPREIENHGLKKTDLQIADEAILKVVHDYTRESGLRNLDRELAAIARKVAKKVATGHKGRATVKASDVPDYLGPERFISDRIPREGEVGVVPGLAYTSVGGDILNIEVTRMAGKGQLTLTGSLGDVMKESVQTALSCVRSSAADLGIDSTMFDKIDLHVHVPSGAVPKDGPSAGITIATALVSLLSDRPIRPKVTMTGEITLRGVVLPIGGLKEKCLAALRYGFREVIIPRDNEKDLVDLPPEVKSHIKFHSVERVGEVFHLAFLPAKPARRRK; encoded by the coding sequence ATGACGAAGAATGATCAAACCCCGATGACGGAAAAGGTCATGCCGATCCTGCCGCTGCGGGGGATGGTGGTGTTTCCTTACCTGATCATGCCGCTGATGATTACCGATCAGCGGCAGGCAAAGCTCGTTGACGATGCCCTGATGGCGGGTAAGACCATCGGCCTCTATACGCAGCGGGAGAATCAGGGCGAAACCAACGACCCGCAAGACGTCCATTCAGTCGGTACGGCGGCAACGGTCCTGAAGATGTTGCGTTTTCCCGACGGTTCGGTACGATTCCTGGTGCAAGGGCTCCATCGCATCCAACTCAAGTCGATCCGCGAGACGGAACCGTTCATCATGGCCGAGATCGATATCCTCAACGATATCGAATCATCCGGGGTGAAGATTGAAGCCCTGAAACGCAACGTGCTCGAGTTGGTCAAGACCGTGGTCGAACTGGCCTCCAACGTCTCGGAGGAAATCTACATCACGGCTATCAACCAGGAGAGCCCGTCCAAGCTGGCCGATTACCTGGCCTCCAATATCAACCTCAGCATCGCCAACAAGCAGGATTTGCTGGAGACGCTCGACGTCCAGCAGCGGCTCGAAAAGCTGATTCAGCATCTCAACAAGGAAGTCGGTGTGCTGCAGCTGTCGAAGAAGATCCAGAATGAAGCGGCTCATGAGATGGGGCGGATGCAGCGCGACTACATCTTGCGCGAACAACTCAAAGCGATCCGGAAGGAACTCGGCGAGGATGATGACCGCAGCAATGAAATCGAGGAGTTCCGCAACCGGATCATCGAGAATGGATTGCCGAAGATCGCTCGGGAAGCGGCTGAGAAGGAACTCGACCGGCTCGCCAAGATGAATCCTTCGGCCGCCGAGTATATCGTCAGCCGCACTTACCTCGATTGGATGACGACTCTGCCGTGGAACCGGTCGTCTGATGAAGCTCTCGACATCAACAAGGCCGGGAAGATTCTCGACGAGGACCATTTCGGTCTGGAGAAGGTCAAGGAGCGCATCCTGGAGTTTCTCGCGGTGCAGAAGCTCAAATCAGAACTCAAGGGCCCGATCCTTTGCTTCGTCGGTCCGCCCGGCGTGGGCAAGACCTCATTGGGACGTTCAATTGCCCGTTCGATGGGACGGAAGTTCCAGCGCATTGCCTTGGGCGGCATGCACGACGAGGCAGAGATTCGCGGTCATCGCCGCACCTACATCGGTTCGCTGCCGGGTCGGATTATCCAGGCGATCCGCCGCTGCGACACCAACAATCCGGTGATCATGCTCGATGAGGTGGACAAGATCGGCAAGGACTTCCGCGGCGATCCATCCTCGGCGCTGTTGGAAGTGCTCGATCCGGAACAGAACAACAGCTTCTCCGATCACTACCTCGATGTCCCCTTCGATCTGTCCAAAGTGATGTTCATCACTACCGCCAATATTCTTGACACGATCCCATCGGTGCTGCTCGACCGGATGGAAGTTATCCGCATCCCGGGTTACACCGACAAAGAGAAACTGGCGATTGCCAAACGCTATCTCGTGCCGCGGGAGATCGAAAACCACGGTCTCAAGAAGACTGATCTGCAAATCGCCGATGAGGCAATTCTGAAGGTGGTTCACGATTACACTCGCGAATCGGGCCTGCGCAACCTCGACCGCGAGTTGGCGGCGATCGCCCGCAAGGTTGCCAAGAAAGTCGCGACCGGGCACAAGGGCCGCGCCACCGTCAAGGCCAGCGATGTCCCCGATTATCTCGGACCCGAGCGCTTCATTTCCGATCGGATTCCGCGCGAGGGCGAGGTTGGAGTCGTGCCGGGACTGGCCTATACCTCGGTAGGCGGCGATATCCTCAACATTGAAGTCACCCGAATGGCGGGTAAAGGGCAGTTGACCTTGACCGGTAGCCTGGGCGATGTCATGAAGGAGTCCGTGCAAACGGCGCTGTCGTGCGTCCGCTCCTCTGCCGCTGATTTGGGTATCGATTCCACGATGTTCGACAAGATTGACCTGCACGTGCACGTCCCGAGCGGCGCGGTGCCGAAAGATGGTCCGTCGGCCGGGATTACGATTGCTACGGCGCTGGTCAGCCTTCTTTCTGATCGTCCGATCCGCCCCAAGGTGACGATGACCGGTGAAATCACGCTGCGCGGCGTAGTGCTGCCGATCGGCGGCCTGAAGGAAAAGTGTTTGGCCGCTCTGCGCTATGGCTTCAGAGAGGTTATCATTCCGCGTGACAACGAGAAAGACTTAGTCGATCTGCCGCCGGAAGTGAAGTCGCATATCAAGTTTCACAGCGTCGAACGAGTCGGCGAGGTCTTCCACCTCGCGTTCCTGCCCGCAAAACCGGCGCGCAGGCGTAAGTAG
- a CDS encoding MATE family efflux transporter, translating into MLETTERQRTDFTEGSVLGSILRMGLPSMIGFLSQHLYSVADMFWVSRLPEGENGVAAITFFTNLMWILFAFNSLIGPGSVAIISRRYGERDFDRTETAIKETLILKLFFGLLVNIVGLIFLPIMLRLLGAEGEAYAMGVTYGRIVIIGLPVFYAAYSIFTALRGVANPNLAMALMIGSNALNVILDPLLMFGWFGLPAYGIAGAAYATVASFAICFVVGMLLFLSPYVNVQLHLRSRVPVSVASMWKMLWLGVPAWIGELSWSLSRLLITPIIATFGTGVVAAFGASMQVFGFGIALIVGIGLGLSSLIGHNLGALKYVRAKTTADHAIWLGAGIMGTLGLLTFVFAETYMRIFFDNAETIRHGATLLRITAVGYPFFGAFIMLEQVHLGVGLNTPFMIVSIIHSWALQVLPAVIVTQVFGWPQTAVWWVLTISGMITTVAFYWYYQRGRWLTAKV; encoded by the coding sequence ATGCTGGAAACCACTGAACGACAGCGCACGGACTTCACCGAAGGCTCAGTTTTGGGCTCGATTCTCAGGATGGGGCTGCCGTCTATGATCGGCTTCTTGTCCCAGCACCTCTATTCCGTGGCCGACATGTTCTGGGTTTCGCGGCTTCCCGAAGGCGAAAACGGCGTTGCTGCGATCACGTTTTTCACCAACCTGATGTGGATCCTGTTCGCGTTCAACAGCCTGATCGGTCCCGGTTCGGTGGCAATTATTTCCCGCCGATACGGGGAACGCGATTTTGATCGCACCGAAACGGCGATCAAAGAGACACTGATCCTCAAGCTCTTTTTCGGCCTACTCGTCAATATTGTCGGTCTGATCTTCCTTCCCATCATGCTGCGTCTGCTCGGTGCCGAGGGCGAGGCTTATGCCATGGGTGTCACCTATGGCCGCATTGTAATCATCGGGTTACCGGTGTTCTATGCGGCCTATTCGATCTTCACGGCGCTGCGTGGCGTCGCCAATCCCAATTTGGCGATGGCGCTGATGATCGGCTCAAACGCGCTGAACGTCATCCTCGATCCGTTGCTGATGTTCGGCTGGTTCGGGTTGCCCGCGTATGGGATCGCCGGCGCGGCCTATGCAACCGTTGCCAGTTTCGCCATCTGTTTTGTCGTAGGGATGTTGTTGTTCCTCTCGCCGTATGTCAATGTCCAGCTGCATTTGCGCAGCCGGGTGCCCGTCTCGGTCGCGTCGATGTGGAAAATGCTCTGGCTCGGTGTGCCGGCCTGGATCGGGGAGCTGTCGTGGTCGCTGTCACGTTTACTGATTACCCCGATCATCGCCACCTTCGGAACCGGCGTGGTCGCGGCGTTCGGCGCCAGTATGCAGGTGTTCGGCTTCGGTATCGCTTTGATCGTCGGCATCGGCCTGGGGCTGTCGTCGCTGATCGGCCACAACCTCGGCGCGCTCAAGTATGTACGGGCCAAGACGACAGCCGATCACGCGATCTGGCTGGGGGCAGGGATTATGGGCACTCTCGGTCTGCTGACGTTTGTCTTTGCCGAAACCTACATGCGGATTTTCTTCGACAATGCCGAGACTATCCGACACGGCGCAACCCTGCTTCGGATTACGGCGGTCGGCTACCCGTTTTTTGGCGCGTTCATCATGCTCGAGCAAGTGCACCTGGGTGTTGGTCTAAACACACCTTTTATGATCGTCAGCATTATTCACTCCTGGGCGCTGCAAGTGCTGCCGGCGGTCATCGTCACACAGGTATTTGGCTGGCCGCAGACGGCAGTCTGGTGGGTTCTGACGATTTCCGGGATGATTACGACGGTGGCCTTCTACTGGTACTATCAGCGGGGTCGCTGGCTGACGGCCAAAGTCTGA
- the ruvX gene encoding Holliday junction resolvase RuvX yields the protein MYARRIIGIDYGRRRIGIAYSDPLRMTAQPLATIVLKSPAEAAERVRQALLEFDVELVIIGLPVSLSGGSHGQMAEEIKIFARRIEEFGYRVRLEDERFTSSQAKDALRAGGKSERQMRGKLDVIAAQLILQDYLNAHYSK from the coding sequence ATGTACGCGAGACGCATCATCGGCATCGACTACGGCCGGCGGCGCATCGGCATCGCCTACTCCGATCCACTGCGCATGACGGCGCAGCCGCTGGCCACCATCGTGCTGAAATCCCCGGCGGAAGCCGCCGAGCGGGTCCGGCAGGCGCTGCTCGAATTCGACGTCGAACTTGTCATCATCGGCTTGCCAGTCTCTCTCTCCGGCGGCAGCCACGGCCAGATGGCCGAGGAGATCAAGATCTTTGCGCGACGGATCGAGGAGTTCGGTTACCGGGTGCGCCTCGAAGATGAACGCTTCACTTCCAGTCAGGCCAAGGATGCACTGCGCGCCGGCGGCAAGAGCGAAAGACAGATGCGCGGCAAACTGGACGTCATCGCCGCGCAGTTGATCCTGCAGGACTATCTCAACGCCCACTATTCAAAATGA
- the mltG gene encoding endolytic transglycosylase MltG, whose protein sequence is MRTARDILLWLVSTVLLLLILPLLPLLLVIETMARKKVWLRLALVILILAGGGGIMLYRSVMEPIGSAGASYNIVIHPKDDAGDLRQRLAEAGLPVNRRLYNFFMSHTGADKHLQPGRYHVPGGISHWELAKFFRKTMPELSRVTIPEGLTLKEIVPILVHEIPTDSNELVKLLEDARFCEELNIPAPSFEGFLFPETYSFYPYQEPHEVVRTMVAMFREKFTPEMEQRRQKLNRPLLEIVTLASMIEAEAAAGSERELISSVFHNRLRQGMKLQCDPTVIYALGGLDRPLLRDDLDYDSPYNTYLYSGLPPGPIGAPGLASLHAALFPATTDYYYFVATGDGHHIFTSTLAQHNQAVARAKRMWRALRP, encoded by the coding sequence ATGCGAACTGCCCGCGACATTCTGCTCTGGCTCGTTTCCACGGTATTGCTGTTGCTGATCTTGCCGCTGCTGCCGCTGCTCCTGGTGATCGAAACGATGGCACGTAAGAAAGTCTGGCTGAGACTCGCCCTGGTCATCCTGATCCTGGCCGGCGGCGGTGGGATTATGCTCTATCGATCAGTCATGGAACCGATTGGATCGGCGGGGGCATCCTACAATATTGTCATCCATCCAAAGGATGACGCCGGCGACCTGCGGCAGCGCCTGGCTGAAGCAGGATTGCCGGTGAATCGGCGGCTTTACAACTTTTTCATGAGCCATACCGGCGCCGACAAACACCTGCAGCCGGGACGATATCACGTCCCGGGCGGGATCTCTCACTGGGAACTGGCAAAATTCTTCCGGAAGACAATGCCGGAACTGAGTCGAGTAACAATCCCTGAAGGTCTGACGCTGAAGGAGATTGTACCGATTCTGGTACACGAAATTCCCACCGATTCAAATGAATTGGTGAAGCTGCTCGAAGATGCGCGATTCTGTGAGGAACTCAATATCCCCGCGCCTTCGTTTGAGGGTTTCTTATTCCCCGAGACGTATTCGTTCTATCCCTATCAAGAGCCACACGAAGTAGTCCGCACAATGGTAGCAATGTTTCGGGAGAAATTCACGCCCGAGATGGAGCAACGGCGGCAGAAGCTGAATCGCCCGCTGCTGGAAATCGTGACACTGGCATCGATGATCGAAGCCGAAGCCGCCGCCGGCTCCGAGCGGGAGCTGATCTCGTCAGTCTTTCACAATCGCCTGCGCCAGGGAATGAAACTCCAGTGCGATCCGACAGTGATCTATGCGTTGGGTGGACTCGATCGACCGCTCTTGCGCGATGACCTTGACTACGACTCGCCTTACAATACCTACTTGTACTCCGGTCTGCCGCCCGGTCCAATCGGTGCGCCGGGGCTGGCGTCGTTGCACGCAGCGCTGTTTCCGGCGACCACCGACTACTACTACTTTGTCGCCACCGGTGACGGGCACCACATCTTCACGTCAACGCTCGCGCAGCACAATCAAGCGGTCGCCCGCGCAAAGCGGATGTGGCGGGCACTCCGTCCGTAG
- the pgsA gene encoding CDP-diacylglycerol--glycerol-3-phosphate 3-phosphatidyltransferase, with protein sequence MNLPNFLTMVRIVLAPVFMALFIVDNAWAKFWAMIIFIVAALTDLFDGYYARKYGISTSFGKFFDPLADKILTSLAFIAFVALGYVQMWMVLLIILREFLITGLRTIAAYRGVLITPSWSAKAKTFLQMTSITVILLVINARTFLPLLEIEWPWLKSPAPERMIFWLMFATVAITVGTGIDYLWKSLYLLRNTMK encoded by the coding sequence ATGAACCTGCCCAATTTCCTGACGATGGTGCGCATTGTGCTCGCGCCGGTGTTTATGGCATTGTTCATCGTCGATAATGCGTGGGCCAAGTTCTGGGCAATGATCATTTTCATTGTCGCCGCGTTGACCGACTTGTTTGACGGCTACTATGCCCGCAAGTACGGCATTTCCACGAGTTTCGGGAAATTCTTCGACCCACTCGCCGACAAGATTCTGACCTCGCTGGCCTTCATCGCCTTCGTCGCCCTCGGTTACGTACAGATGTGGATGGTGCTGCTGATCATTCTGCGCGAATTTCTGATCACCGGGCTGCGTACGATCGCCGCCTATCGCGGCGTCCTGATTACGCCGTCCTGGTCGGCTAAGGCGAAAACGTTTCTGCAAATGACATCGATTACTGTGATACTGCTGGTCATCAACGCACGCACGTTTCTGCCCTTACTGGAGATCGAATGGCCGTGGCTGAAGTCGCCGGCGCCGGAACGCATGATTTTTTGGCTGATGTTCGCGACGGTCGCCATTACCGTCGGCACCGGCATTGACTATCTGTGGAAGAGCCTGTATCTTCTGCGCAACACAATGAAGTAG
- a CDS encoding phosphatidylglycerophosphatase A: MRNFLIKCIATGLGFGLSPTIPGTTGTIPGVVLAWFLFPLGIPTQIISTVVMLAVGVWVATEAEHFFGHDGKPIVIDEIAGIMVSYCFVPVTWQNYLAGFVIFRILDIIKPFPGRYWERTLPRGWGIMGDDFACGVYTNLLLQGLIYLRLWS, encoded by the coding sequence TTGCGAAACTTTCTGATCAAATGCATCGCCACCGGGCTTGGCTTCGGCCTCTCACCGACCATTCCCGGCACGACCGGCACGATTCCCGGGGTTGTGCTGGCCTGGTTCCTGTTTCCTCTGGGGATTCCCACCCAGATCATCAGCACCGTCGTGATGTTGGCGGTCGGGGTCTGGGTTGCGACCGAAGCCGAGCATTTCTTCGGCCACGACGGCAAACCGATCGTCATCGACGAGATCGCCGGCATCATGGTGAGCTATTGTTTCGTGCCGGTGACCTGGCAGAACTACCTGGCCGGATTCGTGATCTTCCGTATTCTCGATATCATCAAACCGTTTCCGGGACGCTATTGGGAACGCACTTTGCCGCGCGGTTGGGGTATCATGGGCGATGACTTCGCCTGCGGCGTCTACACGAATCTACTTTTGCAGGGACTCATCTACCTTAGGCTGTGGTCATGA
- a CDS encoding competence/damage-inducible protein A, whose protein sequence is MIAELIIVGEEILSGQTVDSNSAYVARRLADIGIEVARKTTVGDRHDDIREAIQTAWQRSPVTIMTGGLGPTKDDVTKNAICAAFDRKLVLNDEVMRRLEALFQQRNRKMPAIAQSQALQPQGADLLVNPIGTAPGIVFQDSERFFAALPGVPAEMEAILDQAIIPYLSKRPGRGAIIIRRIRTIGITETEIAETIAELEPAGERLRLAYLPSYKGVDLRVTATASIPEEAESAADQLVKAICLKLGDYVFTIGEESMPDIIARLLIARGQTLATAESCTGGLIAKRLTDLPGSSQFFVGSVVAYANAVKSAALNVPTELIAGHGAVSHEVAEAMACGVLQLTGSDYAVSVTGIAGPGGATPEKPVGLVYVGYADRKDNVSVLKLNLFGTRERIRERAATQALDFLRRKLQP, encoded by the coding sequence ATGATCGCGGAACTCATCATCGTCGGCGAGGAAATCCTCTCCGGGCAGACGGTCGATTCCAATTCGGCCTATGTTGCGCGTCGACTGGCGGATATCGGCATCGAGGTCGCCCGCAAGACCACGGTCGGCGACCGGCATGACGATATCAGGGAGGCGATCCAGACAGCCTGGCAGCGTTCGCCGGTCACGATCATGACCGGCGGCCTCGGGCCGACGAAGGACGATGTCACCAAGAATGCCATTTGCGCTGCATTTGACCGCAAGCTGGTCCTCAATGACGAGGTGATGAGGCGTCTCGAAGCGCTGTTCCAACAGCGCAATCGCAAGATGCCAGCGATTGCCCAAAGCCAGGCGCTGCAGCCGCAAGGCGCCGATCTGCTCGTCAATCCGATCGGCACTGCCCCCGGGATTGTTTTCCAGGACTCTGAGCGCTTCTTCGCGGCGCTGCCGGGCGTGCCGGCGGAGATGGAAGCGATTCTCGATCAGGCGATTATTCCATACCTCTCCAAGCGCCCGGGGCGCGGGGCGATCATCATTCGACGCATCCGCACCATTGGCATCACGGAGACCGAGATCGCGGAGACCATCGCCGAACTCGAACCGGCCGGCGAGAGACTCAGGTTGGCATACCTGCCAAGCTACAAGGGTGTTGATTTGCGCGTGACGGCCACGGCATCGATTCCGGAAGAGGCCGAATCTGCCGCCGATCAGTTGGTCAAGGCAATCTGCCTCAAGTTGGGAGACTACGTCTTCACAATCGGCGAAGAGTCAATGCCGGATATCATTGCCCGGCTGTTGATCGCACGCGGACAGACGCTCGCGACGGCCGAGTCGTGCACCGGTGGACTAATCGCAAAGCGGCTGACCGACCTTCCCGGCAGCTCGCAGTTCTTCGTCGGCAGCGTAGTAGCCTATGCCAACGCGGTCAAATCGGCAGCCTTGAATGTGCCGACGGAACTGATTGCCGGACACGGCGCCGTCAGCCACGAAGTTGCCGAAGCGATGGCGTGTGGCGTGCTGCAATTAACCGGATCCGACTACGCGGTGTCGGTGACCGGTATTGCCGGACCAGGCGGCGCGACGCCGGAGAAGCCGGTCGGGCTGGTGTACGTCGGCTATGCTGATCGTAAGGACAATGTGTCCGTTCTGAAGCTCAACTTGTTCGGCACGCGCGAGCGCATCCGCGAGCGCGCGGCCACGCAGGCGCTCGACTTCTTGCGCCGGAAATTGCAGCCGTAG